Proteins from a single region of Natrinema salifodinae:
- a CDS encoding DUF5810 domain-containing protein has protein sequence MGYACPVCDAEEADAEHLANHLAITASLGREEHREWLEERAPDWGDCSPAELGDIVSRHAEEIDTPDFEGTGHDHAHEPGRPDSLEAGIARQSQRPGRGTMTAEAEQVLEEARELTQRMEADADEDDSEGTDTDESAAGDDADGATDRD, from the coding sequence ATGGGATACGCCTGTCCGGTCTGTGACGCCGAGGAGGCCGACGCGGAGCACCTGGCGAACCACCTCGCGATCACCGCCTCGCTCGGACGCGAGGAGCACCGGGAGTGGCTCGAAGAACGCGCTCCCGACTGGGGCGACTGCAGTCCCGCGGAACTCGGCGACATCGTCAGCCGGCACGCCGAAGAGATCGACACGCCCGACTTCGAAGGGACAGGTCACGATCACGCGCACGAACCGGGCCGTCCGGACTCGCTTGAAGCGGGTATCGCCCGTCAGAGTCAACGACCCGGACGCGGCACGATGACCGCCGAAGCCGAACAGGTGCTCGAGGAGGCCCGCGAGCTGACCCAACGGATGGAGGCGGACGCCGACGAGGACGACTCGGAGGGGACCGACACCGACGAATCCGCGGCCGGCGACGATGCCGACGGCGCTACCGATCGCGACTGA